The genome window AAACTATCTGCGCATTTCGGCTGCTGGCCCCGGAAAGTGAACTGTCGCTATCGACCCGTGAATCCCCCTGGTTCCGCGACCGGGTGATCCCGCTGGCGATTAATAACGTCAGCGCGTTTTCCAGCACCCAGCCCGGTGGCTATGCCGATCATCATCCCGAGCTGGAACAATTTGCGCCTCACGACGGGCGTCGTCCGCAGGAGGTTGCCGATGCGCTTGCCGCGCGCGGTTTGCAGCCGGTATGGAAAGACTGGGAGCATTATCTGGGACGCGCCTCGCAAGAGTAACGCAACGCGATGTCGGCAAGTAAAAAAGCATCCGTAGCGTCTCGCAAAGCTTGCGTCGGGAAGTCGACTCTTTTTTCCCGACGCGATACGCTTATTTCGTCAGCAAAGGACGCTGACCAGGGCGGCACACGTTCCTCTCACCGCCCTGCCCCTTTCTTAATACACGGTGACTTTCGCTACTTTTGCCACTTTACCGTCAGAGGAAGGATTATCCGGCGTAACGCCAAGTGCAATCGCACGGTACAGCCCCGCAACTTGGGCAAAAACAACATATAAGATGGCGCAAAATGACTCGTGATAATGCGCCAGCTCCGGGCACGCAAAATGATAATAGCGATCGCACACCTGGTGGTCGGCAGGAAGCGCATCGTGACCAATACCGATAATTTGCGCCGCCGGGCTGCATTCACTGGTCAGTTCCGCCATCATATCCAGATCGTAACGGCGAATTTCAGGACGTGCGGCAATATAGCCCACCACGGTCGCATCGCGGTTCACCGCCAGTTTTGGACCGTGGCGAAACTCCAGCATTGCGTGCCAGGCCGTCATAATGCTGCCGTTGCCCATCTCCAGCAGTTTAAGACTGGTTTCACAGGCGATGGCCTTCAGGGATAACGCACCCAGCGCAATGATATTATCTCGCGGCTGGGCAGCCCATTGTTCGATGTCCCCGGCATAATTATTCAGAAACCCGCTTATGCCCCGCTGAAGCACCGGTAACACGCGCTCCAGCTCCGGCCATTGGGCCGGTGCCAGTAACAGCATGATATACCACATGGGCACGGTAAATTCGGCCGTCGCGGCAAAGCTCCCGTTGGAGGTGCCTTCCGGTACGGGAATAAACAAACC of Klebsiella sp. RIT-PI-d contains these proteins:
- a CDS encoding SIS domain-containing protein, with product MLNHNESWWQEKGAALTAAVIVDQPRLWQEGFAKVSASRPAVDTFWQQCDANSRIVITGAGSSLLAAQASINWLRSVLSRPVEVIPATDLVLAPELAGQKMILVSVSSSGNTPETVRAVEQQLAAHPGTPHLAITNNAQSRLAQLASQQPGGLFIPVPEGTSNGSFAATAEFTVPMWYIMLLLAPAQWPELERVLPVLQRGISGFLNNYAGDIEQWAAQPRDNIIALGALSLKAIACETSLKLLEMGNGSIMTAWHAMLEFRHGPKLAVNRDATVVGYIAARPEIRRYDLDMMAELTSECSPAAQIIGIGHDALPADHQVCDRYYHFACPELAHYHESFCAILYVVFAQVAGLYRAIALGVTPDNPSSDGKVAKVAKVTVY